From Brevibacillus marinus, a single genomic window includes:
- a CDS encoding cold-shock protein, with protein MQGKVKWFSKEKGYGFIEKEGGGDIFVHYTGIAGSGFRNLEEGDIVTFDIVEGQKGPQATNVVRKG; from the coding sequence ATGCAAGGCAAAGTAAAATGGTTCAGCAAGGAAAAAGGATATGGCTTTATCGAAAAAGAGGGAGGCGGCGACATCTTCGTCCATTATACGGGCATTGCCGGCAGCGGCTTTCGCAATTTGGAGGAAGGAGACATCGTCACGTTTGACATCGTGGAAGGCCAGAAGGGACCGCAGGCGACCAATGTGGTGCGCAAAGGGTAG